In Eremothecium gossypii ATCC 10895 chromosome V, complete sequence, the genomic stretch cggcggccgctCCGTCACGCAGGACAAGTCCGATAAGGACGTGCTCGACGAGAAGAACGCCAAGCTCTTCAGCGCCATCCTCACCGGCCTGAACCGCGCGTTCCCCTTCGCCGACATGCCCGCCGCCGTCTACACCGACCACCTCGAGACCCTGTTCCGCATCACGCACTCGTGCAACTTCAACACCTCCGTGCAGGCGCTCGTGCTCGTCCACCAGCTCGTCACGCGCACCGGCCTGCCGCCGGACCGCTACTACCGCACGCTCTACGAGTCGCTGCTCGACCCCCGCCTGGTCCACTCCTCCAAGCAGGGCCTCTACCTCAACCTGCTCTACAAGTCGCTGCGCGCGGACCCTCTCGACGCCCGCGTCGACGCCTTCGTCAAGCGTATCCTGCAGGTCGCCCTCGGCTGGCTCAacgccggcgccgccgccggcaTGCTCTAtctcctgcagcagctctgCCGCCACGCGCCCCGCGTCCGCAACCTGCTGCTCAACGCGCCCCGCGACCACGAGTACGCCGGCACCGCCGCCCCGCCCCGCTACGACCCGCGCAAGCGCGACCCCGCCCACGCCAATGCCGACGCCGCGTCCCTGTgggagctgctgctcttCCACGCCCACTTCCACcccgccgtcgccgcccacgccgccgcgctcgccgaCGACCGCGACATCGCCAAGCCCGACCTCGGCCTCCACACTCTCGCCCACTTCCTGGACCGCTTTGTCTACCGCCacgcccgcgcccgccccgccgAACGCGGCGCCTCCATCATGCAGCCCCTGCCCGGCCCCCACGCCGGGCCCCTGCTCGTCCGCGCCCctgccgcgcccgcccTCCCGCCGAACGCCGCCGACTGGCTCGCCACCCGTGCCGCCGACGTCCGCCCCGACGAGCGCTTTTTCTACCACTATTTCGcgggccgcgccgcgccgcgccgcgccgcgcccgcccccgacgcgccgctcgacgaggacgacgtCTGGGCCGCCCTCGTCCGCTCCCGCCCCGACGTCGAGGCCGACTCCGACGACGGCCTCTCGCCCGCAGACTTCGCCGACGACTCCGACCTGGCCTCCGACGCAGAACTCTCCGACGCAGACCTCTCCGACGCCTCGGACCTCTCCGCCGCGGACCTCTCTGACGCCGCCGCGGACCTCGACTCCGCACCGCACATCGCGGACGCCGCCTCCGACGACTCCGCACTCGTCTCCGACGCCGCCTCTGGTCTTTCCGACTCCGGCTCTACGGACCGCAAACGTCCCCGTGCCGCTCGCGAAGGATATAAGAAGGGCGCCGCCAACGGTCGCCCCAAGCGGCAAAAACGGAGATCCCTGCGCGATTTACCAACGTTCGCGGCGGCAGAGGACTACGCCCAGTACCTTTCTGAGCCCGAGTAGCCGTGTACATAGTTCTGCACCCGAACACCCCAGGCGCCCCCCGCCGGGGTCTGGGTGCCGCCGACTCACCATTCCCGCCACATTCTCCGCGCTGCCCATATTCGTGTGGATCTCGAGGTCGAGGCCGAGTTGGCGGGCATGCGTAGGCCATTGTTTTTATAATACGGAAATCAGATCGCTGGTTGTGGTTGGAAGCAGGACAGCTGTAGCAGAGCAGTGAAGAGAGTATCCGGCTCCAGCGAACGGCAGCTGTTCGTCCACTCGCCACACACACTTGAGGCCATCACAGGCAGCAAGCACATAGACTATCTATAGCAGACGCAGCGTACGCGCACACAGGCCTCGGCAAGCTCGTGCGAATTTGATCCGGGCTGTGAGCAACGCAGCAAAAGAGCGGGATTTGGCGAAAGCGCAGCGATGAATGAGGAGGGCGCAGGAGCGCGGTTTGAGAACCTGTTCAATTCGCAGATGTACTACGGGGACGGGCGCGACGGGCGCGACGGGCGGGAGgggggcggcgggcggcggtggcACCCGAGCCAGACGCGGGTGTTCGATGTGTTTCTGGGCGACAGCCCGCGCGTGCGGCAGCCCGACATCTTCGCGTACGAGGGCAAGGGCGgcaaggaggaggaggaggaggagggcgtGGCGCTGGTGAACACGGGGCAGGggctggcgcgcggcggcggcgcgctggcgcaggagacgccgccggcgacggcggATGAGGAGCGGCTGGGCGAGCAGGTGGGCGGCCTGGGCTCGCGGTCGAACTCGCTGCCCACGCCGCTGTCGACGGCGAGCCAGGGCGACAAGTGGCCGCCGCAAGTGGAGAGCGCGTTTCTGTCGGCGCTGAAGGTGATTATGAAGAACGGCACGTCGAAGATCAAGCTGCGCGAGAAGAACTACGGGCGCAACGAGCTCATCTCGCTGTTCATCAAGCATCGCTGTGGCGAGGTGCGCACGAAGAAGCAGATCTCGTCGCACATCCAGGTGTGGAAAAAGTCAATTCTGAACAAGGTGTCCAATAGCATCGAGACCAACGAGTTCgagaaggagctgctgaaCCTCATCGAGCATGGCGCGGCGCAGACGAGCGAGAGCTGGCGCCTGTTTGAGGAGACGTTCAACGAGATCTTGGACGCTGAGGAGTCCACCACGGACGGCTCCCTGAGCAGCGAGCGCAGCACCCCGGGTGGCGCGCAGGGCCTGCTCGTGCACTCCCCGTGTCTGACAGGCATGGGCACACTTCCGCAGCAGCCCTCGATCCTGGGTCCGATGGAGTACAAGAAGGAGCCGACGACGCCGTTGGAATACGCGCAGGAGATATACAGTCACCTAAAGTCCTACAAGTGCGTGCCGGTGAACACGGAACGCCAGATATACTCCCCGACATTCCCGCCGGCGACTGCTACGCGGCCGCCCGTCGCGGCGAACGCGGCACCTACGGGGGACGAGTCCCATAAACGTATCATAGAGGCTGCGAAGGAGGTCGAATTCCAACAGAGGCGCCTCATTGAGGAGCTATTTCAGCAACAACCACATAATATGAAGCAGCGGGGGCCGATGAAGGCCCCCACCTCCTCCCCAGGTGGGTTTACTTCCTATCGTATGGACGACCAGATACAGACCCCGTATTCTGCCGGTTATCCCTCGAATAACAAGCCAATGCCTCGCTATTATGGGGTTTCTTCGCAACAGCGTTACGCATATCCTATGTTACAACAGATGAGTTTTTCTACTTGGGTTCCTCGTATGTCTCCAACGTCGCATGGGTATCCATCTCAGCAGCAATCGCCGTTGGCACCGCAAGTGGCATTGCATCAGCAGCACCTCCAGCAGAGGCCGCAGTCTTCTCACATGCTTtcccagcagcagcagcagcagcagcagcaacaacaacagcaacagcagcagcagcagcagcagcagcaacaggAACAGCAGGAACAACAGCAGCATTCCCCTGCACAACACGCTCAGCAGTCACAGTCACGTCAACCTGTACAAAACTCTCAACAGCACTCGCTATCACAGTCGCCAGTACTCACGCAACAACAGGTCTCGTTGCAACAACACTCACAGCAGCGCCCACACCCTCAGCACCCACAGCAGCAacacctgcagcagctgcagcagcatTCGCGGCAAATCCATCTACAATCTTCCGAGCAGCAAACACGGTCATCACAGCAATCTCAACCACCACCACAACCGTCATCGCAACATCCACAGTCATCTCAAAAACGGCATCAACAGCCGCAACTTCAACATCATTTGCCGCTGCAACTTCAGCACCCACCTCAAACTCACCATCCACATCACCACTTACAGCAGCAACAAAACCACCTACAACAGCACCACctacagcagcagcagcagcagcagcagcagcagcagcaagcACAGCAGCAGTCACAACTTCAGAATCCAGAAAAGCAGCATTTACACAAGCAGCCAGCTTCGCCACCACCACAACCCCAAGCACAACCTCAAGTACAGCAACAAGCccagcagcaacagcagcaagCACAACATCAATCATCGCAACCACCGCAACAGCAGGCACAACCCcaagcacaagcacaagcacaaCCACCTTCAACAGCACCGGCACCTCAACAACATCAACGCCAACCAAACCAGCCACAGGCACCACAACCTCACCCGAACTCACAAGAAATCACGCAGCAGCTTCCACATCGACAGGCCCATGCGCTGCAACAGACACAGCCAGCACAGGCAATCAGCCCTCATAACAAAGAATACAGTGGTGACGAGTCTGCCTGACATGAAGTGGGCATAATATATCCTGTTTAAAGAAGAAAATACTGAGCAAGAGAGCAGCTCATTTGATACCCTTGACACCGCTTGATAGGCGGCTTCAGTTTTTTTATCCCAATTACTCTCGTTACTGATTCCGCGATTGACGCTAATTAACTTTAACTTTTTATATACTTTACTTAGCCTTTACCTGTTGTCGACTTTCTTTAGTTCAGCATCTTGTATATTACTTGTTCACGTATAAATAGATAGCGATACCCCTTTGCGAGTATACAGTTGCCTTACTGTGATTATGTTCTTCCTGTTTTATTTGCTAGGTAAGTTTTGACCTTTTTTTGATGTTCACAAGCACCGTCGACGCTCAAGAAAACGATCGAAGTTCCTCCCTAACGTCTGCCGTTTACCAAGTATAACGTTGAACTGTACTATCCTCCTGTGCACTAAGTTAGCATGCTTCGCACCTTTACGGAGTGGAGTATTCTAAGGAGTAATACTCAGCTCGGGGCTTTCAGCTGCCCAGTACGAAGACATTACCATTTAATTTCTGGTAAAAGCATCGCGAAAACCATTAGAGACAATGCTCTGAGAGAGGTGAAAGAGATTAGGCAGCAAGTTCCAGATTTTAATCCAAAACTGAAGATCTTGCAGGTTG encodes the following:
- the TEC1 gene encoding Tec1p (Syntenic homolog of Saccharomyces cerevisiae YBR083W (TEC1)) → MNEEGAGARFENLFNSQMYYGDGRDGRDGREGGGGRRWHPSQTRVFDVFLGDSPRVRQPDIFAYEGKGGKEEEEEEGVALVNTGQGLARGGGALAQETPPATADEERLGEQVGGLGSRSNSLPTPLSTASQGDKWPPQVESAFLSALKVIMKNGTSKIKLREKNYGRNELISLFIKHRCGEVRTKKQISSHIQVWKKSILNKVSNSIETNEFEKELLNLIEHGAAQTSESWRLFEETFNEILDAEESTTDGSLSSERSTPGGAQGLLVHSPCLTGMGTLPQQPSILGPMEYKKEPTTPLEYAQEIYSHLKSYKCVPVNTERQIYSPTFPPATATRPPVAANAAPTGDESHKRIIEAAKEVEFQQRRLIEELFQQQPHNMKQRGPMKAPTSSPGGFTSYRMDDQIQTPYSAGYPSNNKPMPRYYGVSSQQRYAYPMLQQMSFSTWVPRMSPTSHGYPSQQQSPLAPQVALHQQHLQQRPQSSHMLSQQQQQQQQQQQQQQQQQQQQQQQEQQEQQQHSPAQHAQQSQSRQPVQNSQQHSLSQSPVLTQQQVSLQQHSQQRPHPQHPQQQHLQQLQQHSRQIHLQSSEQQTRSSQQSQPPPQPSSQHPQSSQKRHQQPQLQHHLPLQLQHPPQTHHPHHHLQQQQNHLQQHHLQQQQQQQQQQQQAQQQSQLQNPEKQHLHKQPASPPPQPQAQPQVQQQAQQQQQQAQHQSSQPPQQQAQPQAQAQAQPPSTAPAPQQHQRQPNQPQAPQPHPNSQEITQQLPHRQAHALQQTQPAQAISPHNKEYSGDESA